From the Roseibium salinum genome, one window contains:
- the chvE gene encoding multiple monosaccharide ABC transporter substrate-binding protein, which translates to MKKILTAVSAAAFAATAFVAPALADGFVGISMPTKSSARWISDGNSMVEQFKAAGYEVDLQYAEDDIPNQLAQIENMITKGVDVLVIAAIDGTTLSNALANAAAAGTAVIAYDRLIRDSGDVDYYATFDNFKVGVQQASSLVSGLKERFGDGPYNVELFGGSPDDNNAYFFYDGAMSVLQPLIDDGTIVIQSGQMGMDAVGTLRWDGAVAQARMDNLLSANYTDARVHGVLSPYDGLSIGILSSLKGVGYGSGDLEMPIVTGQDAEVPSVKSILAGEQYSTVFKDTRELARVTVGMVDAIMKESEPEINDTTTYDNGVKVVPSYLLEPVSVDASNWEKILIDSGYYTMDQIK; encoded by the coding sequence ATGAAAAAGATTCTGACAGCTGTCTCTGCAGCTGCTTTCGCCGCAACAGCCTTTGTTGCACCCGCCCTGGCCGATGGGTTCGTCGGTATTTCCATGCCGACCAAATCGTCCGCCCGCTGGATTTCGGACGGCAATTCCATGGTCGAGCAGTTCAAGGCTGCCGGCTATGAAGTCGATCTGCAATACGCGGAAGACGATATTCCCAATCAGCTTGCCCAGATCGAGAACATGATCACCAAAGGCGTCGATGTGCTCGTGATCGCGGCGATCGACGGCACGACCCTTTCCAACGCCCTGGCAAATGCCGCGGCTGCCGGGACTGCGGTCATCGCCTATGACCGTCTGATCCGTGACAGCGGCGACGTCGACTATTACGCGACCTTCGACAACTTCAAGGTCGGCGTTCAGCAGGCGAGCTCGCTGGTGAGCGGTCTGAAGGAGCGTTTCGGCGATGGTCCTTACAATGTGGAACTCTTCGGCGGTTCTCCGGACGACAACAATGCCTACTTCTTCTACGACGGGGCAATGTCCGTCCTGCAGCCGCTGATCGATGACGGCACCATCGTCATCCAGTCCGGTCAGATGGGCATGGATGCTGTCGGTACGCTGCGCTGGGACGGGGCCGTTGCCCAGGCCCGTATGGATAACCTCCTGTCGGCAAACTACACCGATGCGCGGGTCCACGGCGTTCTGAGCCCGTATGACGGCCTTTCCATCGGTATCCTGTCTTCGCTGAAAGGCGTCGGCTACGGCTCCGGCGACCTGGAAATGCCGATCGTCACCGGCCAGGATGCTGAAGTTCCGTCCGTGAAGTCGATCCTTGCCGGCGAGCAGTACTCCACCGTCTTCAAGGATACCCGTGAGCTGGCCCGCGTTACCGTGGGCATGGTCGACGCGATCATGAAGGAGAGCGAGCCGGAGATCAACGACACCACGACCTATGACAACGGCGTCAAGGTCGTTCCGTCCTACCTTCTGGAGCCCGTCTCCGTCGATGCTTCCAACTGGGAAAAAATCCTGATCGACAGCGGCTACTACACCATGGACCAGATCAAGTAA
- a CDS encoding methyl-accepting chemotaxis protein: MPLRSFSDLKISAKVGGGFAVVLLITALAGASGIFAVSQLNRKVDNSVSATNAMTSLQRLSAARETYLTGKSPEQAEQVAASLEALHGDLDAMLAAVKGTASADGVEAAIASVTDMEQAFKKVIASVARQTEALAELEDRGNMLNSSAQTVAGQLDKILGNLDGSLTSNREERAASLDNTLTFDPLADKLAAIRADVYASGLGDLEAGERVTKLLQEVEAPLADMANTIRSSRKRKIFTAKLEILGDLPGIIAKLGAGAEPEARAALASDAGARLAHAVTAVSVLAQNAAKIFLNTDEVYQQTEVKVAYYNELMAQLEHFKDMLVAVESSTLRALVNRSPQAIADVQEKTEALLEVTARLAERTKDEAQVSSTTGSLAGFVTQYNESFQSIMAAVEQQTAALDNLSAFSDQTRDQVSTVARQEAVSAKSTGQQSILLIVVAVASAIAVGAAVAVFLSVAISRPVRSLTHVMSDLAGGHLDVAIDGTSRRDEIGDMSRAVAVFQTNAVERMQLEESQQATEIRRAQRHERVETLIAEFRAGISGVLETVHTNMDRMKDTAEKLTEVAETTTERTRSAQGSASETSQNVQTVASAAEELSSSISEISRQISTTTGIIHEASQRADDSNSKVAGLSSAAQRIGDVVSLIQAIAEQTNLLALNATIEAARAGEAGKGFSVVAAEVKELATQTSKATEEISSHIAEIQAATQETVVSIETISKIMTEANEHTSSIAAAVDQQGAATSEINISIQSASDGTLDVSNMMLTLVETMDHTKQESLQVRQTSETVVKSNEDLQQLIDTFLVEVTAA; this comes from the coding sequence ATGCCGCTTCGTTCCTTTTCCGACCTGAAGATCAGCGCAAAGGTCGGGGGCGGATTTGCCGTGGTCCTCTTGATCACGGCGCTTGCCGGCGCGTCCGGAATTTTCGCCGTGAGCCAGTTGAACAGGAAGGTCGACAATTCCGTCAGCGCAACCAATGCCATGACCAGCCTGCAGCGCCTGTCCGCTGCAAGAGAGACCTACCTGACCGGCAAGAGCCCGGAACAGGCCGAACAGGTGGCAGCTTCGCTTGAGGCGCTGCATGGCGATCTGGATGCCATGCTTGCGGCGGTGAAGGGGACCGCTTCCGCCGACGGGGTCGAGGCGGCCATCGCATCGGTTACCGACATGGAGCAGGCCTTTAAGAAGGTGATTGCCAGCGTCGCCCGCCAGACCGAAGCCTTGGCCGAACTGGAAGACCGGGGCAACATGCTGAATTCCAGCGCGCAGACCGTCGCCGGCCAGCTCGACAAGATCCTCGGCAATCTCGACGGATCGCTGACGAGCAACCGTGAGGAACGCGCGGCAAGCCTTGACAACACCCTCACCTTCGACCCGCTTGCGGACAAACTGGCTGCGATCCGGGCAGACGTCTATGCATCGGGTCTCGGCGATCTTGAAGCCGGAGAACGGGTGACAAAGTTGCTGCAGGAGGTCGAGGCTCCGCTCGCCGACATGGCAAACACGATCCGCTCCAGCCGCAAGCGGAAGATCTTTACCGCAAAGCTGGAAATTCTCGGCGACCTGCCCGGCATCATCGCAAAGCTCGGAGCAGGCGCCGAACCGGAAGCGCGCGCGGCGCTCGCCTCCGATGCGGGCGCAAGACTGGCCCATGCGGTGACCGCCGTCTCCGTGCTCGCGCAGAACGCCGCGAAGATCTTCCTCAATACCGACGAGGTTTACCAGCAGACCGAAGTCAAGGTTGCCTATTACAACGAGCTGATGGCGCAGCTCGAACATTTCAAGGACATGCTTGTGGCGGTGGAGTCGAGCACGCTGCGGGCGCTCGTGAACCGCAGCCCGCAGGCGATCGCGGATGTTCAGGAAAAGACCGAAGCCTTGCTGGAGGTGACGGCACGGCTGGCCGAACGCACCAAAGACGAGGCTCAGGTATCCAGCACGACCGGAAGCCTGGCCGGTTTCGTGACGCAGTACAATGAGTCCTTCCAGTCGATCATGGCCGCCGTCGAGCAGCAGACCGCCGCTCTCGACAACCTGTCCGCGTTTTCCGACCAGACACGGGACCAGGTGAGCACGGTCGCCCGGCAGGAAGCCGTTTCGGCCAAGTCGACCGGCCAGCAATCGATCCTCCTGATCGTGGTCGCGGTTGCCAGCGCCATCGCGGTCGGTGCCGCTGTCGCAGTCTTCCTTTCCGTCGCAATCTCCCGCCCCGTCCGCTCATTGACCCACGTGATGAGCGACCTTGCCGGCGGACACCTGGATGTTGCCATTGACGGCACCTCCAGACGGGATGAAATCGGTGACATGAGCCGCGCGGTGGCGGTCTTCCAGACCAACGCCGTCGAGCGGATGCAGCTGGAAGAATCGCAACAGGCCACGGAAATCCGGCGCGCCCAACGTCACGAACGCGTGGAGACGCTAATAGCCGAGTTCCGCGCCGGAATATCCGGCGTCCTGGAGACCGTTCACACCAACATGGATCGCATGAAGGACACGGCGGAAAAGCTGACCGAGGTTGCCGAGACGACGACGGAGCGCACAAGGAGTGCTCAGGGCTCGGCGTCCGAGACGTCCCAGAACGTCCAAACGGTCGCCTCCGCCGCCGAGGAACTGTCCTCCTCGATCTCCGAGATTTCACGGCAAATCAGCACGACGACCGGTATTATCCACGAGGCCTCGCAGCGGGCGGATGACTCCAATTCCAAGGTCGCCGGCCTGTCCAGCGCCGCCCAGCGGATCGGGGACGTCGTATCGCTGATCCAGGCGATCGCAGAACAGACCAATCTTCTTGCCCTCAATGCGACGATCGAGGCGGCAAGAGCCGGCGAGGCCGGCAAAGGCTTCTCCGTCGTCGCCGCGGAAGTGAAGGAACTGGCCACCCAGACCTCCAAAGCGACCGAGGAAATCTCCTCCCACATTGCGGAAATCCAGGCGGCGACGCAGGAAACGGTCGTTTCGATCGAGACAATTTCCAAAATCATGACGGAGGCCAACGAGCACACGTCGAGCATTGCCGCTGCGGTTGACCAGCAGGGCGCGGCCACGTCGGAGATCAACATTTCGATCCAGAGCGCTTCCGACGGCACCCTGGACGTCTCGAACATGATGCTGACGCTGGTGGAGACCATGGACCACACCAAGCAGGAATCCCTGCAGGTCAGGCAGACAAGCGAGACCGTCGTCAAATCCAACGAGGATCTTCAGCAGCTGATCGACACGTTCCTGGTGGAGGTCACGGCTGCCTGA
- a CDS encoding LysR family transcriptional regulator has translation MPLDLIRRGLKIAHLRLFAELSRKNRLSDAADALRIAQPAASRLIAETESLAGAKLYSRSGRGIELTPAGRQLAYRSVRILQEISDAGRDIDHHVSGQSGHVSIGSVTGPAIEYVLPALRHIRLSYPDISISVEVAPSRALSPMLINGKLDFSLSRIPVGEDALQFEERPLLREPASIIGRPDHPLTRRTFPIPSGALLEFDWVLPPVGAPIRTTAEQELRNKGLQLPDRILTTSSFLFMLATIQRTNAIGPVAQSVAESFAAGSDGTPGTIVILPSDLPLSVETYSFLTRKGQALTPVAQIVAREVLRAIDGRDPQGV, from the coding sequence ATGCCGCTCGACCTGATCCGCCGCGGACTTAAGATCGCCCATCTGCGCCTCTTTGCCGAGTTGTCGCGGAAGAACCGCCTTTCCGACGCGGCCGATGCCCTGAGAATTGCGCAACCGGCGGCCTCCAGGCTGATTGCCGAGACCGAGAGCCTGGCGGGCGCCAAGCTTTACTCGCGCTCCGGCCGGGGCATCGAACTCACCCCCGCCGGCCGCCAGCTCGCCTATCGCAGCGTCCGCATCCTGCAGGAGATCTCCGACGCCGGCCGGGACATCGACCACCATGTCTCCGGCCAGTCCGGCCATGTCAGCATCGGCTCGGTCACCGGCCCCGCGATCGAATACGTCCTGCCTGCCCTCAGGCATATCCGGCTCAGTTATCCGGATATCTCCATATCGGTCGAAGTTGCCCCCAGCCGGGCGCTCTCCCCGATGCTGATCAACGGGAAACTCGATTTCTCCCTGAGCCGCATTCCGGTGGGAGAAGATGCCTTGCAGTTCGAAGAACGCCCGCTCCTGCGGGAACCGGCGTCAATCATCGGGCGCCCCGATCATCCCTTGACCCGAAGGACATTTCCCATCCCCAGCGGCGCCCTGCTGGAATTCGACTGGGTGCTCCCGCCAGTAGGGGCCCCCATTCGAACGACCGCGGAACAGGAGCTCAGGAACAAGGGACTGCAGCTGCCCGACAGGATCCTGACAACGTCGTCCTTTCTCTTCATGCTCGCCACAATCCAGCGCACCAACGCGATCGGCCCGGTCGCCCAATCGGTCGCCGAGAGCTTTGCGGCAGGCAGCGACGGAACACCCGGCACAATCGTCATCCTTCCAAGCGACCTGCCGCTCTCCGTGGAGACCTATTCCTTCCTCACCCGAAAGGGCCAGGCCCTGACACCCGTGGCCCAAATCGTCGCCCGCGAGGTCCTGCGGGCAATAGACGGGCGCGATCCGCAGGGGGTGTGA
- a CDS encoding bifunctional metallophosphatase/5'-nucleotidase → MISSCGAEDNAEGKCFGGTARLDTVIKDRRAASNNSILVDGGDQFQGSLFYTYYKGKAAAEFMNKLGYDAMTVGNHEFDDGPEVLRGFMDAVDFPVLMSNADVSKEPQLADVLKPSTVVEQGGEKIGLIGLTPDDTHELSSSGPNITFSDPVEAVTREAEKLKAEGVNKIIVLSHSGYNVDKEIAAKAPGIDVIVGGHSNTYLSNTSDKAQGPYPTMIDGPDGTPTAIVQAYAYGKFLGELNVTFDDEGVITEAVGEPIIVDGKIVENPELVSRIKELAEPLDEIRQEVVAEASAPINADRDTCRSQVCEMGVLVAEASLARVKDQGVQIAIQNGGGLRASIDEGEITKGEVLTVLPFQNTLSTFELKGSDVIAALENGVGQVEEGAGRFPQVAGLKFTFDKSKPAGERVSDVMVQEGEEFVPLDPEKTYGVVSNNFMRGGGDGYEIFESNGMNAYDFGPDLADVVSDYLAAQNGYTAYTDDRITVK, encoded by the coding sequence ATGATCTCGAGCTGTGGCGCCGAAGACAACGCGGAAGGCAAATGCTTCGGCGGCACTGCGCGCCTGGATACCGTGATCAAGGATCGCCGCGCCGCGAGCAACAATTCCATCCTCGTCGATGGTGGCGACCAGTTCCAGGGGTCGCTTTTCTATACCTATTACAAAGGCAAGGCGGCTGCCGAGTTCATGAACAAGCTGGGTTACGACGCGATGACCGTCGGCAACCACGAGTTTGACGATGGTCCCGAAGTTCTGCGCGGTTTCATGGATGCCGTCGACTTCCCGGTGCTGATGTCCAACGCTGACGTTTCCAAGGAGCCGCAGCTCGCCGATGTCCTGAAGCCCTCCACCGTGGTCGAGCAGGGCGGGGAGAAGATCGGCCTGATCGGCCTGACGCCGGACGATACGCATGAATTGTCGAGTTCGGGCCCGAACATCACCTTCTCCGACCCGGTTGAAGCAGTGACCCGGGAGGCCGAAAAACTGAAGGCGGAAGGCGTCAACAAGATCATCGTCCTCAGCCATTCCGGCTATAATGTCGACAAGGAGATTGCTGCAAAAGCTCCCGGGATCGATGTCATCGTCGGCGGCCACTCGAACACCTACCTCTCCAACACGTCGGACAAGGCCCAGGGCCCGTACCCGACCATGATTGACGGCCCGGACGGCACGCCGACCGCGATCGTACAGGCCTATGCCTACGGCAAGTTCCTCGGCGAACTGAACGTGACCTTTGATGATGAAGGCGTCATCACAGAAGCCGTTGGCGAGCCGATCATCGTCGACGGCAAGATCGTCGAGAATCCCGAACTCGTTTCCCGCATCAAGGAACTGGCCGAACCGCTCGACGAAATCCGTCAGGAAGTCGTGGCCGAGGCGTCTGCTCCCATCAACGCGGATCGCGACACCTGCCGCTCCCAGGTCTGTGAAATGGGAGTTCTGGTCGCCGAAGCCAGTCTGGCGCGCGTAAAGGACCAGGGTGTCCAGATCGCGATCCAGAACGGCGGCGGCCTGCGGGCGTCCATTGATGAAGGTGAAATCACCAAGGGCGAAGTGCTCACCGTTCTGCCGTTCCAGAACACGCTGTCGACTTTTGAGCTGAAGGGCTCGGACGTGATTGCGGCTCTGGAAAACGGTGTCGGCCAGGTGGAAGAGGGCGCAGGCCGTTTCCCGCAGGTTGCCGGGCTGAAATTCACGTTCGACAAGTCCAAACCGGCCGGTGAGCGGGTTTCCGACGTCATGGTTCAGGAGGGGGAGGAGTTCGTGCCGCTCGATCCGGAAAAGACCTACGGCGTCGTTTCCAACAACTTCATGCGCGGCGGCGGGGATGGTTATGAAATCTTCGAAAGCAACGGCATGAACGCCTACGACTTCGGTCCGGACCTGGCGGATGTTGTGTCGGATTACCTGGCGGCCCAGAACGGCTACACCGCCTATACCGATGACCGCATCACGGTGAAATAA
- the yacG gene encoding DNA gyrase inhibitor YacG — MAESNAQNPRQRMRPCPICSKLSTPEEYPFCSDRCRKVDLNRWFTEGYTIPVVETDDIDDIDEDGYRED, encoded by the coding sequence ATGGCTGAATCCAATGCCCAAAATCCCAGGCAGCGCATGCGCCCGTGTCCGATCTGCTCGAAACTCTCGACGCCGGAAGAATACCCCTTCTGCTCGGATCGCTGCAGGAAGGTCGACCTCAATCGCTGGTTCACGGAGGGCTATACCATCCCCGTCGTGGAAACCGACGATATCGACGATATCGATGAGGACGGCTACCGGGAAGACTGA
- a CDS encoding Maf-like protein: MTNAPQLILASASPRRLALLQQIGLEPDHLMPADIDERPKNHETPRSLALRLARAKAEAVRQNVDVSEELRDSVVLAADTVVAVGRRALPKAELTDQALMCLSLLSGRGHRVFTGVAVAEANGKIRSKLVETRVRFKRLSRKDMDDYISSGEWRGKAGGYAIQGLAGSFVVKLVGSYPAVVGLPLVETANLLSAAGYPVHQGWATAAA, from the coding sequence ATGACGAATGCCCCTCAGTTGATTCTGGCTTCCGCATCGCCGCGCCGTCTTGCGCTGCTGCAGCAGATCGGGCTGGAGCCCGATCATCTCATGCCCGCCGATATTGACGAGAGACCGAAGAACCACGAGACGCCGCGCAGCCTGGCGCTGAGGCTGGCCCGGGCGAAGGCCGAGGCCGTCCGACAGAACGTCGATGTCTCGGAGGAACTGCGCGACAGCGTTGTCCTGGCCGCCGATACGGTTGTGGCCGTCGGCCGCCGGGCGCTGCCGAAGGCGGAACTGACCGATCAGGCGCTTATGTGCCTGTCGCTCCTGTCGGGCCGCGGGCACCGCGTGTTCACCGGCGTGGCCGTCGCCGAGGCGAACGGCAAGATCCGCTCCAAGCTTGTTGAAACGCGTGTGCGCTTCAAGCGACTGTCGCGCAAGGACATGGACGATTACATTTCTTCCGGCGAATGGCGCGGCAAGGCGGGCGGCTATGCCATCCAGGGCCTGGCCGGCAGTTTTGTCGTCAAGCTGGTCGGCTCCTATCCGGCGGTTGTCGGCCTGCCGCTGGTGGAAACCGCAAACCTCTTGAGTGCGGCCGGATATCCGGTTCATCAGGGCTGGGCCACAGCCGCAGCCTGA
- the infA gene encoding translation initiation factor IF-1 yields MAKEEALEFPGVVTELLPNATFRVKLENDHEIIAHTAGRMRKNRIRVLAGDKVLVEMTPYDLTKGRITYRFK; encoded by the coding sequence ATGGCCAAAGAAGAAGCTCTGGAGTTTCCGGGCGTCGTAACAGAACTGCTGCCGAACGCGACGTTCCGCGTAAAACTGGAAAACGATCACGAAATCATCGCCCATACCGCCGGGCGTATGCGCAAGAACCGGATCCGCGTTCTGGCGGGCGATAAGGTTCTTGTCGAAATGACCCCCTACGATCTCACCAAGGGGCGGATCACCTACCGCTTCAAGTAA
- a CDS encoding low molecular weight phosphatase family protein, with protein sequence MRPTAVLFACGMNSVRSPMAAAVTEKLFPGQIYVRSCGVRQGKVDPFVDAVMAEIGIDMSRHHPKTFEELDESGFDLVITLAPEAHHKALDMTRTDAVDVEYWPTLDPTLATGSREQILNEYRAVRDQLMMRIKKRLDWAPMPSG encoded by the coding sequence ATGCGTCCGACTGCGGTACTTTTCGCCTGCGGGATGAACTCCGTCCGCTCGCCCATGGCCGCGGCCGTGACCGAAAAGCTTTTTCCCGGCCAGATCTATGTGCGCTCCTGTGGCGTTCGCCAGGGCAAGGTCGATCCGTTCGTCGATGCCGTGATGGCCGAGATCGGCATCGACATGAGCAGGCACCATCCCAAGACCTTCGAGGAGCTGGACGAGTCCGGGTTCGATCTGGTCATTACCCTGGCGCCGGAGGCCCACCACAAGGCGCTCGACATGACCAGAACCGACGCCGTCGACGTGGAATACTGGCCGACCCTCGACCCGACGCTGGCGACCGGCAGCCGCGAGCAGATCCTCAATGAGTACAGGGCCGTGCGCGACCAGTTGATGATGCGCATCAAGAAACGCCTGGACTGGGCGCCGATGCCCAGTGGCTGA
- a CDS encoding UPF0262 family protein — MSEPQADSNPGATGGRLVDVVLDEASISRSTPEVEHDRAVAIYDLIEENSFQPVGHQPARFVLSLSLVEKKLVFRVKTEDDQEVVTHVLSLTPLRKIVKDYDLICESYYEAIRHATPSQIEAIDMGRRGVHNEGSAILMERLEGKIEVDMQTARRLFTLVYALHWKG; from the coding sequence ATGAGTGAACCGCAAGCGGACAGCAATCCGGGTGCCACCGGCGGCAGGCTGGTGGATGTGGTTTTGGACGAAGCCTCGATTTCCCGCTCGACCCCGGAAGTGGAACACGACCGGGCGGTCGCCATCTACGACCTGATCGAGGAAAACAGCTTCCAGCCGGTGGGCCATCAGCCCGCCAGGTTCGTTCTCAGTCTTTCCCTGGTTGAAAAGAAGCTGGTTTTTCGCGTCAAGACGGAGGACGACCAGGAGGTCGTCACCCATGTCCTGTCGCTCACTCCCTTGCGCAAGATCGTCAAGGACTATGATCTGATTTGCGAAAGCTATTATGAGGCCATCCGCCATGCGACGCCCAGCCAGATCGAGGCAATCGACATGGGTCGGCGCGGCGTTCACAACGAGGGCTCGGCGATCCTGATGGAGCGCCTGGAAGGCAAGATCGAGGTGGACATGCAGACCGCGCGCCGGCTGTTCACCCTCGTTTACGCCTTGCACTGGAAGGGCTAG
- the hisD gene encoding histidinol dehydrogenase, translating into MEKCVVLRLSNKDADFEAKFRDLLAGKREVSEDVDQIVRDILDAVRLEGDRAVLNYTRKFDRLDAAAMADLTVGQAEIDAALEEVAGETLDALRLAHDRIVTHHARQMPKDDRYTDTLGVELGSLWTAVEAVGIYVPGGTASYPSSVLMNAVPAKVAGVERIVMVVPSPDGVLNPLVLAAAGIAGVSEIYRIGGAQAVAALAYGTETIAPVAKIVGPGNAFVAAAKRRVFGTVGIDMIAGPSEVLIIADSTNNPDWVAADLLAQAEHDAAAQSILITDSAELAEAVEAAVEAQLKTLPREDVARASWRDFGAIVLVGDLEEAMPLANRIAPEHLELAVADPEALLKKVRNAGAVFLGHYTPEAIGDYVGGSNHVLPTARSARFSSGLSVMDFVKRTSILKCNAENLRALGPAAMALGESEGLSAHARSVSIRLNL; encoded by the coding sequence ATGGAGAAGTGTGTGGTTCTACGCCTGTCAAACAAGGACGCGGATTTCGAGGCGAAGTTCAGGGATCTTCTGGCCGGAAAGCGGGAAGTCTCCGAGGATGTCGATCAGATCGTGCGGGACATTCTTGATGCGGTGCGTCTCGAGGGCGACCGGGCGGTCCTGAACTACACCAGGAAATTCGACCGGCTGGACGCCGCCGCCATGGCCGATCTGACGGTCGGGCAGGCGGAGATAGATGCCGCGCTGGAGGAGGTCGCGGGCGAAACCCTGGACGCCCTGCGGCTCGCCCACGACCGGATCGTCACCCACCATGCCCGCCAGATGCCGAAGGACGACCGCTACACCGATACGCTCGGCGTGGAACTGGGCTCGCTGTGGACCGCCGTCGAGGCGGTCGGCATCTATGTTCCCGGTGGCACTGCCAGCTATCCCAGTTCGGTTCTTATGAACGCGGTGCCGGCCAAGGTGGCGGGTGTCGAGCGCATCGTCATGGTGGTGCCGAGCCCGGACGGTGTGCTCAACCCGCTGGTTCTGGCCGCCGCCGGCATTGCCGGCGTTTCGGAAATCTACCGCATCGGCGGCGCGCAGGCGGTGGCGGCACTCGCCTATGGTACGGAAACCATCGCCCCTGTCGCCAAGATCGTCGGCCCCGGCAACGCCTTCGTCGCCGCGGCCAAGCGCCGGGTGTTCGGCACCGTCGGCATCGACATGATCGCCGGCCCCTCGGAAGTCCTGATCATCGCAGACAGCACCAACAATCCGGATTGGGTGGCAGCCGATCTTCTGGCGCAGGCAGAGCATGACGCCGCCGCGCAGTCGATCCTGATCACCGACAGCGCCGAGCTTGCCGAAGCGGTGGAAGCGGCCGTTGAAGCGCAGCTGAAGACACTGCCGCGGGAAGACGTCGCGCGAGCCAGCTGGCGCGATTTCGGCGCCATCGTCCTGGTCGGCGATCTGGAGGAGGCCATGCCGCTGGCCAACCGGATCGCCCCGGAACATCTGGAACTGGCGGTCGCCGATCCGGAGGCACTCTTGAAAAAGGTGCGCAATGCCGGCGCCGTGTTCCTTGGCCACTATACGCCGGAGGCCATCGGCGACTATGTCGGCGGCTCCAACCACGTTCTGCCGACGGCCCGCTCGGCCCGTTTTTCGTCCGGTCTCTCGGTCATGGACTTCGTCAAGCGCACGTCGATCCTCAAATGCAATGCGGAAAACCTGCGGGCCCTTGGGCCGGCGGCCATGGCGCTAGGTGAATCGGAGGGGTTGTCGGCTCACGCACGCTCTGTTTCCATCAGGCTCAATCTTTAG
- a CDS encoding DUF2948 family protein, with translation MDQLKLAALDEEDLKVLSAHLQDAVLTIADIRFLPKEKKALLVMNRFVWDKEPDRRSKSHERRRSALAFSQVNAMKAQNIRQDAKGAVLELLAVTFEPGEEPSGQIRLVFAGGGSLALDVECIEAQLTDLGAAWATRNRPMHNVE, from the coding sequence ATGGATCAGCTGAAACTTGCCGCCCTCGACGAGGAAGATCTCAAGGTGCTCTCCGCGCATCTGCAGGATGCCGTCCTGACGATCGCGGATATCCGTTTTCTGCCGAAGGAAAAGAAGGCGCTGTTGGTGATGAACCGCTTCGTCTGGGACAAGGAACCCGACAGGCGCTCCAAGAGCCATGAGCGCCGCCGGTCCGCGCTGGCCTTCAGCCAGGTCAACGCGATGAAGGCCCAGAACATCCGCCAGGATGCCAAGGGCGCGGTGCTGGAGCTGCTGGCCGTGACGTTCGAGCCGGGCGAAGAGCCTTCCGGGCAGATCCGGCTTGTCTTTGCCGGCGGCGGCAGCCTGGCGCTGGATGTGGAATGCATTGAGGCGCAACTGACCGATCTCGGCGCTGCCTGGGCGACGCGGAACCGCCCGATGCACAACGTCGAGTGA